The following are from one region of the Stigmatella ashevillena genome:
- a CDS encoding HNH endonuclease, with amino-acid sequence MTGYLPFKGTREPANLIPNLGQNRAGQSITDGKTIICFDKNGFPEFESKFETLLEGSNIGSGRPDLHFREANQRLFDAIQADPALAQALRLSQEQVRKLSARRAPVGYAWHHHLAIPHIGGMAIWGGGYPP; translated from the coding sequence GTGACCGGGTACCTCCCTTTTAAGGGCACTCGTGAGCCTGCCAATCTCATCCCGAATCTGGGACAGAACCGTGCTGGTCAGTCCATCACGGATGGCAAAACCATCATCTGTTTCGATAAGAACGGCTTTCCTGAATTTGAGTCGAAATTTGAAACCTTATTGGAGGGAAGCAACATTGGCAGCGGACGTCCAGACTTGCACTTTAGAGAAGCAAATCAGAGGCTCTTTGACGCCATTCAAGCGGATCCCGCTCTGGCACAGGCGTTGAGGCTGAGCCAAGAGCAGGTCAGGAAACTGTCTGCTCGCCGAGCCCCGGTTGGCTACGCTTGGCATCACCATCTCGCGATTCCCCATATAGGTGGCATGGCCATCTGGGGAGGTGGATACCCTCCATGA
- a CDS encoding SMI1/KNR4 family protein, producing the protein MTVFWEPYLSLALQPVSAADLAQLEQEWGVALPGEYKDLVTACQGMAPTPDIFNVGKKSTNVFNVLLTIKRHEGYESYSIPRAYEVLRPHVPPGVFPFAKTPSGEFICFDYRDRPTDPQVVLVSVEMAVYPISNDFGSFLNGLHH; encoded by the coding sequence ATGACTGTTTTTTGGGAGCCCTACCTCAGTCTTGCGCTGCAACCGGTAAGCGCTGCAGATTTGGCCCAGCTAGAACAGGAATGGGGTGTTGCTCTTCCTGGGGAATATAAAGACCTGGTCACTGCCTGCCAAGGCATGGCGCCGACACCTGACATCTTCAATGTTGGCAAGAAGAGCACTAACGTATTCAACGTCCTCTTGACCATCAAGCGCCACGAAGGATACGAGAGCTACTCGATTCCCCGGGCTTATGAGGTTTTGAGGCCTCACGTGCCTCCAGGAGTCTTTCCCTTCGCGAAAACTCCATCAGGAGAGTTCATTTGCTTTGACTATCGAGATCGCCCCACGGACCCTCAAGTCGTCCTTGTCTCTGTGGAGATGGCTGTTTATCCTATTTCGAATGACTTTGGCAGTTTTCTGAATGGGTTGCATCATTAG
- a CDS encoding alpha/beta fold hydrolase, with protein sequence MLLHYRQLTKSPQSDWIVFFHGMGGDCSIFYKQIPAFQEHYNLLLIDLPGHGQSASLNGEEPVEFAARKVIELLEHLRIPPAHFMGVSLGTIVMQSVALLRPDRVKAMVLAGAAGRFLPWGQWLVKTSLTFPLVHVLPARVAYILFAHILLPRRNHRTSRALFIRVARGLRTADYRAWASVAYLPDRTYVQLAQRKNTIPKLYVSGAQDHMFLPTTRSFVEREALANLVVLPACGHVCNIEQAPRFNELALAFLQKYGALHGHGNDTKEVCLEPSK encoded by the coding sequence ATGCTTCTTCATTATCGTCAGCTCACGAAGTCTCCCCAATCGGACTGGATTGTCTTCTTCCACGGAATGGGAGGGGATTGCTCGATCTTCTACAAGCAGATCCCCGCCTTCCAAGAGCACTACAACCTGCTGCTCATCGATCTGCCCGGGCATGGCCAGTCGGCCAGCCTCAATGGGGAGGAACCCGTGGAGTTCGCGGCCCGGAAGGTCATCGAACTGCTCGAGCACCTGCGAATTCCGCCCGCTCATTTCATGGGGGTCTCGCTGGGGACGATCGTCATGCAGTCCGTCGCGCTCCTGCGGCCTGACCGGGTCAAAGCCATGGTGCTCGCTGGGGCCGCGGGCCGGTTTCTGCCTTGGGGCCAGTGGCTGGTGAAGACCTCTCTGACCTTTCCCCTGGTACATGTCCTGCCCGCCCGGGTGGCGTACATCCTGTTTGCGCACATTCTGCTGCCCAGGAGGAACCACCGCACGTCTCGGGCCTTGTTCATCCGGGTGGCACGCGGGCTGCGGACGGCCGACTATCGGGCCTGGGCTTCCGTGGCCTATCTGCCAGACAGGACGTACGTCCAGCTCGCTCAGCGCAAGAACACCATCCCCAAGCTCTATGTCTCCGGGGCCCAGGACCACATGTTCCTGCCCACCACCCGCAGCTTCGTGGAGCGGGAGGCGCTGGCAAACCTCGTCGTCCTCCCAGCGTGTGGGCACGTCTGCAACATCGAGCAAGCCCCTCGGTTCAATGAACTCGCCTTGGCCTTCCTCCAGAAGTACGGCGCCCTGCACGGCCATGGCAATGACACGAAAGAGGTATGCTTGGAACCTTCCAAATAG
- a CDS encoding HAD family hydrolase, with protein sequence MVENIIFDVDGTLVDSVDEHAEAWRRAFLEFGRDVPFAHVRSQIGKGADQLLPVFFTDEELERFGKDLDEYRAQLFLKEFLPKVRAFPKVRELFERLREGGVRTALASSAKGDELKHYVSLCRIEGLFEEATSKDDAEKSKPHPDIFEAALQRLGRPDVSTTGVIGDTPYDALAAGKLSLPVVGVLCGGFAARDLEAAGCRVLMKDPAELLERYEASPRTWPWGEAGLNAAPEDEEPR encoded by the coding sequence ATGGTGGAAAACATCATCTTCGACGTGGATGGGACGTTGGTGGACTCGGTGGATGAGCATGCCGAGGCATGGCGGCGGGCGTTCCTGGAGTTCGGCCGGGACGTGCCCTTCGCGCACGTGCGCAGCCAGATCGGCAAGGGCGCCGATCAGCTTCTGCCTGTGTTCTTCACGGACGAAGAGCTGGAGCGCTTCGGCAAGGACCTGGACGAGTACCGCGCCCAGCTCTTCCTGAAGGAGTTCCTGCCCAAGGTGCGCGCCTTTCCAAAGGTGCGGGAGCTGTTCGAACGGCTGCGCGAGGGCGGCGTACGCACCGCCCTGGCCTCCAGTGCCAAGGGCGACGAGCTGAAGCACTACGTGTCGCTGTGCCGCATCGAGGGGCTGTTCGAAGAGGCCACGTCCAAGGACGACGCGGAGAAGAGCAAGCCGCATCCGGACATCTTCGAGGCGGCGCTTCAGCGCCTGGGCCGTCCCGATGTCAGCACCACCGGGGTCATCGGGGACACGCCCTATGACGCGCTCGCCGCCGGCAAGCTGAGCCTGCCCGTGGTGGGCGTGCTGTGTGGAGGCTTTGCCGCCCGGGATCTCGAAGCCGCGGGCTGCCGGGTGCTGATGAAGGATCCGGCGGAGCTGCTGGAGCGCTACGAGGCCTCGCCGCGCACGTGGCCATGGGGCGAGGCGGGCCTGAACGCGGCGCCCGAAGACGAAGAGCCCCGCTGA
- a CDS encoding site-2 protease family protein → METALVRPIARPWFHLLLLVVTLASAFVSFAFFLGGQGEELGLPGWVGGSLGFALALLSILGAHEMGHYVLARFHGVDTSLPYFIPLPLLSMVGTLGAVIVIRGRIPHRNALVDIGAAGPLAGLVVAVPVLLWGLAHSPMVDAPLLEPGLVGEGSLWVLSQRLFGWLMLQLTQASAPTGLESEGLWQVIFGDSLLMQGLRWVAVGPLPAGKQLYEHPVVVAGWFGLLVTMLNLMPVGQLDGGHLSFALWGRHARWVGRCVALVLLLLTVFASASWGVWLLVTVKLVGFGHPEVIEPGVPLSRGRKWLCLLCFLALVGCAMPIPLRQVLS, encoded by the coding sequence ATGGAGACCGCTCTCGTCCGACCCATCGCACGGCCCTGGTTTCACCTCCTCCTGCTGGTGGTGACGTTGGCCTCGGCGTTTGTCTCATTTGCTTTTTTTCTTGGAGGACAAGGAGAAGAGCTGGGCTTGCCAGGGTGGGTGGGCGGCTCCCTGGGCTTTGCCCTGGCCTTGCTGTCCATTCTGGGGGCCCACGAGATGGGCCACTATGTGTTGGCCCGTTTTCACGGCGTGGACACGTCGTTGCCATACTTCATCCCCTTGCCCTTGTTGAGCATGGTGGGGACGCTCGGCGCCGTCATCGTCATCCGGGGGCGCATTCCGCACCGCAATGCCCTGGTGGACATTGGGGCCGCGGGACCCTTGGCGGGGCTGGTGGTGGCCGTGCCCGTGCTGCTGTGGGGGTTGGCACACTCGCCCATGGTGGACGCGCCCTTGCTGGAGCCGGGGCTCGTGGGCGAGGGCTCCTTGTGGGTGTTGTCGCAGCGGTTGTTCGGGTGGCTCATGCTGCAACTCACCCAGGCCTCGGCCCCGACAGGGCTGGAGTCCGAGGGCCTCTGGCAGGTGATCTTCGGGGACAGCTTGCTGATGCAGGGCCTGCGCTGGGTGGCGGTGGGGCCTCTGCCGGCGGGCAAGCAGCTCTACGAGCACCCCGTGGTGGTGGCGGGTTGGTTCGGTCTGCTCGTCACGATGCTGAACCTGATGCCCGTGGGGCAGCTGGATGGAGGGCACCTTTCGTTCGCGCTGTGGGGGCGGCATGCCCGTTGGGTGGGGCGGTGCGTGGCGCTGGTGCTGCTGCTGCTCACCGTGTTCGCCTCGGCCTCCTGGGGAGTGTGGTTGCTGGTGACGGTCAAGCTGGTGGGCTTTGGTCATCCGGAGGTGATAGAGCCCGGGGTTCCGCTGAGCCGGGGGCGCAAGTGGCTCTGCCTCCTGTGTTTCCTCGCATTGGTTGGCTGTGCCATGCCCATTCCCCTGCGTCAGGTGCTGTCATGA
- a CDS encoding ATP-binding protein — protein sequence MRDAHAINLSWLLRLRWGAVVAQAALILGAHFVLEMHLPLVPLFATIGVAVLSNAALGVWSRKPRAVHGWTLWGVMALDVVLLTVLLAFSGGPFNPFSTLYLVHIALAAVVLRARWTWTLVALALGCFGALFVRHLWMPGEDAHAAHHHMDAVRMHLEGMWAAFGLAAAVIVYFVQRVTRALAEREAELDASREVTARNEKLAALATLAAGAAHELSTPLSTIAVVARELERRGELSPASREDAQLIRQQVARCRDILVQMAADAGASHGEAFVPLSPALLVDGALEGLRGRERVQVDVQGAPPGEVMSVPARALTHAIRGVVKNALQASSESARVELVLTRQEAGWRLLVKDEGSGMAAEVLSRAGEPFFTTKPQGEGMGLGLFLARAVLDQLGGRLEVRSVPGKGTHVELTWPARSLRQFDPLSPVARGASLLEPGT from the coding sequence GTGCGGGACGCGCACGCCATCAACCTGTCATGGTTGCTGCGCCTGCGGTGGGGTGCCGTGGTGGCGCAGGCGGCGCTCATCCTGGGCGCGCACTTCGTGCTGGAGATGCATCTGCCGCTGGTGCCGCTGTTCGCCACCATCGGCGTGGCGGTGCTGAGCAACGCGGCGCTGGGCGTGTGGAGCCGGAAGCCCCGAGCGGTCCACGGGTGGACGCTGTGGGGGGTGATGGCGCTGGACGTGGTGCTGCTCACCGTGCTGCTGGCCTTCAGCGGTGGGCCGTTCAATCCCTTCAGCACGCTGTACCTGGTGCACATTGCGCTGGCGGCGGTGGTGCTGCGGGCCCGGTGGACGTGGACGCTGGTGGCCCTGGCCCTGGGGTGCTTCGGCGCGCTTTTCGTCCGCCACCTGTGGATGCCGGGGGAGGATGCGCACGCCGCGCACCACCACATGGATGCGGTGCGCATGCACCTGGAGGGCATGTGGGCGGCCTTCGGGCTGGCCGCGGCCGTCATCGTCTACTTCGTCCAGCGCGTCACCCGGGCGCTGGCCGAGCGCGAAGCTGAGCTGGATGCCTCCCGCGAGGTGACGGCCCGCAACGAGAAGCTGGCCGCCCTGGCCACGCTGGCCGCCGGGGCCGCGCACGAGCTGTCCACGCCGCTGTCCACCATCGCCGTGGTGGCCCGGGAGCTGGAGCGCCGGGGGGAGCTGTCGCCCGCAAGCCGCGAGGATGCACAGCTCATTCGCCAGCAGGTGGCGCGCTGCCGGGACATCCTCGTCCAGATGGCCGCCGATGCCGGGGCGAGCCACGGCGAGGCCTTCGTTCCCCTGTCCCCCGCACTGTTGGTGGACGGGGCCTTGGAGGGGCTGAGAGGCCGCGAGCGGGTGCAGGTGGACGTGCAAGGCGCTCCGCCGGGCGAGGTGATGTCGGTGCCCGCACGGGCCCTCACCCACGCCATCCGGGGGGTGGTGAAGAACGCCCTCCAGGCCTCCTCCGAGAGCGCGCGTGTGGAGCTGGTGTTGACCCGGCAGGAGGCGGGTTGGCGGCTGCTCGTGAAGGACGAGGGCTCGGGGATGGCCGCGGAGGTGCTGTCCCGGGCGGGCGAGCCGTTCTTCACCACGAAGCCGCAGGGCGAGGGGATGGGGCTGGGCCTCTTCCTGGCCCGCGCCGTGCTGGATCAGCTCGGAGGGAGGTTGGAGGTCCGCTCGGTGCCGGGGAAGGGGACGCACGTGGAGCTGACGTGGCCGGCGCGGAGCCTGCGACAATTTGACCCGTTGTCCCCCGTGGCGCGGGGGGCGAGCCTCCTGGAGCCGGGCACCTGA
- a CDS encoding response regulator transcription factor yields MAPSRNPDAPSLLLVDDDTVFRERLARAFRERGFEVATAGSVEEGLAAAQHESPELAVVDLRMPGRGGLELVRELRALDASTRIIVLTGYGSIATAVEAVRLGALNYIPKPADVDDLLAALARGLGAPSPPVAEDFHAPSLARAEWEHIQRVLADCEGNISEAARRLGLHRRSLQRKLQKYPPAQ; encoded by the coding sequence ATGGCCCCTTCTCGCAACCCCGACGCCCCTTCGCTGCTGCTGGTGGACGACGACACGGTCTTTCGCGAGCGGCTGGCGCGTGCCTTCCGGGAGCGGGGCTTCGAGGTGGCGACCGCGGGTTCCGTGGAGGAAGGGCTCGCGGCGGCCCAGCACGAGTCCCCGGAGCTGGCGGTGGTGGACCTGAGGATGCCGGGGCGGGGCGGGCTGGAGCTGGTGCGCGAGCTGCGGGCGCTGGATGCCTCCACGCGCATCATCGTCCTCACGGGCTACGGCAGCATCGCCACCGCCGTGGAGGCGGTGCGGCTGGGGGCGCTCAACTACATTCCGAAGCCCGCCGACGTGGATGATCTGCTGGCGGCGCTGGCCCGGGGCCTGGGAGCGCCCAGTCCTCCGGTGGCAGAGGATTTTCATGCGCCCTCTCTCGCCCGCGCCGAGTGGGAGCACATCCAGCGCGTGCTGGCCGACTGCGAGGGCAACATCTCGGAGGCGGCGCGGCGGCTGGGGCTCCACCGGCGCTCCCTCCAGCGCAAACTCCAGAAATATCCCCCCGCGCAGTGA
- a CDS encoding ATP-dependent DNA helicase codes for MALSLVRSYNVDTLLGPGGALQAALPAYEHRPEQLQMARAVERAFSERSYLLAEAGTGTGKTLAYLVPALLSGRRVVVSTATKTLQEQIFFKDLPLLKEQMGLEFEAAYLKGRGNYLCLHRFNSFSKDPTFGSREEARQWPHIQSWASRTETGDRAELELPENFSAWPRLSSTAETCLGSQCPLYEQCHVTRMRREAEQADLLVVNHHLFVADLSLRGAGRRGEGVLPLYEAVILDEAHALEDAASGYFGCGVSNHRLEELARDAVAALPETDSRFTTLRALAARVRTHAEVLFTQAPRVLGLAGSEGGVALKQDRMAMLAGPMEQVRQGVAALSAFSASAREPELAALTRRGAELVEELSFLEKVESSDHVYWAEARGRGVFLRASPIDVARELRVRLYDAVDTVVFTSATLAAGGRFDFFARRMGLYDDEGTPVAEVRTLAVPSPFDFETQSALYLPTHLPDPAAPGFIEAAAEEIVQLCEVSGGRAFVLFTSLRNMERAYELTKARLPYQVLRQGDRPKQQLLEAFRELPSVLFAAHSFWEGVDVPGEALSLLIIDRLPFASPGDPLVAARIRQIESRGEGAFEQYQLPQATLALRQGFGRLIRTQSDRGAVALLDRRIVTKPYGRAFLESLPSAHRVRDLEGLRDWFSEG; via the coding sequence ATGGCGCTCTCCCTCGTCCGCTCGTACAACGTCGATACCCTGCTCGGTCCAGGAGGTGCCCTTCAGGCGGCGCTGCCTGCCTATGAGCACCGTCCCGAGCAGCTCCAGATGGCGCGTGCCGTGGAGCGCGCCTTCTCCGAGCGCAGCTACTTGCTGGCCGAGGCGGGCACCGGCACCGGCAAGACGCTCGCCTACCTGGTTCCCGCGCTGCTCTCCGGGCGGCGCGTGGTGGTGTCCACGGCGACGAAAACCCTGCAGGAGCAGATCTTCTTCAAGGATCTGCCGCTCCTGAAGGAGCAGATGGGGCTGGAGTTCGAGGCCGCGTACCTTAAGGGCCGGGGCAACTACCTCTGCTTGCACCGGTTCAACAGCTTCTCGAAGGACCCCACGTTCGGCTCCCGTGAAGAGGCCCGTCAGTGGCCCCACATCCAGTCATGGGCTTCGCGCACCGAAACGGGGGACCGGGCCGAGCTCGAGCTGCCCGAGAACTTCAGCGCCTGGCCCCGGTTGTCCTCCACGGCGGAGACGTGCCTGGGCTCGCAGTGTCCGCTGTACGAGCAGTGCCATGTGACGCGCATGCGGCGGGAGGCGGAGCAGGCGGACCTGCTCGTGGTGAACCACCACCTCTTCGTCGCGGACCTCTCCCTGCGGGGCGCGGGGCGCCGGGGCGAGGGCGTGCTGCCGCTCTACGAGGCCGTCATCCTCGACGAGGCCCATGCGCTGGAGGACGCGGCGAGTGGGTACTTCGGTTGCGGTGTCTCCAACCACCGGCTGGAGGAGCTGGCGCGGGATGCAGTGGCGGCGCTGCCGGAGACGGACTCGCGCTTCACCACGCTGCGTGCCCTGGCGGCCCGGGTGAGGACGCACGCGGAGGTGCTCTTCACGCAGGCGCCCCGGGTGTTGGGGCTCGCGGGCAGCGAGGGCGGGGTGGCGCTGAAGCAGGACCGCATGGCGATGTTGGCGGGGCCGATGGAGCAGGTGCGCCAGGGGGTGGCGGCGCTGAGCGCGTTCTCCGCGAGCGCGCGTGAGCCAGAGCTGGCCGCGCTGACACGCCGGGGCGCCGAACTGGTCGAGGAGCTGAGCTTCCTAGAGAAGGTGGAGTCCTCGGACCACGTGTACTGGGCGGAGGCGCGTGGACGGGGCGTCTTCCTGCGCGCCAGCCCCATCGACGTGGCCCGGGAGCTGCGCGTGCGGCTCTATGATGCCGTGGACACGGTGGTGTTCACCTCGGCGACGCTGGCAGCGGGGGGACGGTTCGACTTCTTCGCCCGGCGGATGGGGCTGTACGACGACGAAGGGACGCCCGTGGCCGAGGTGCGCACGCTCGCGGTGCCCAGCCCCTTCGACTTCGAAACGCAATCCGCGCTCTACCTGCCCACGCACCTGCCGGATCCGGCGGCGCCCGGCTTCATCGAGGCCGCGGCGGAGGAGATTGTCCAACTGTGCGAGGTGTCCGGAGGCCGCGCCTTCGTGCTCTTCACCTCGCTGCGCAACATGGAGCGCGCGTACGAGCTGACCAAGGCGCGGCTGCCGTACCAGGTGCTCCGGCAGGGAGACCGGCCCAAGCAGCAGCTCCTGGAGGCCTTCCGCGAGCTGCCCAGCGTGCTCTTCGCCGCGCACAGCTTCTGGGAGGGCGTGGACGTGCCGGGAGAGGCGCTGAGCCTGCTCATCATCGACCGGCTGCCCTTCGCCTCTCCGGGGGACCCGCTGGTGGCGGCGCGCATCCGCCAGATTGAATCGCGGGGGGAAGGAGCCTTCGAGCAATACCAGCTTCCGCAGGCGACGCTGGCGCTTCGCCAGGGCTTCGGGCGGCTCATCCGGACGCAGAGCGACCGGGGCGCGGTGGCGCTGTTGGATCGCCGCATCGTGACGAAGCCGTATGGCCGGGCGTTCCTGGAGAGCCTGCCCTCGGCGCACCGGGTGAGGGACTTGGAGGGGCTGCGAGACTGGTTCTCCGAAGGGTAG